In the genome of Lathyrus oleraceus cultivar Zhongwan6 chromosome 4, CAAS_Psat_ZW6_1.0, whole genome shotgun sequence, the window TGCTGGATGCTTTCGCCAATCACTACTTGTTCAAGAAGTGAAGTTTCTAGTTCTTTACGCGTCAAATGACTTTTTTCAAGATCGCTTTTCAATCGCTCAACAATCGACTTCCATATTTGCAGTTCGAATTCCATTTCATTTCTTTCGCAAATTCTCTCATCCAATTCATTGATAGCAATGTCCAAAGCTTCATGAGTTTCTCTAAGTTGTTCTTTTGAATCACATTCCATCTGCAAAACCTGCTTTTCGAGGATTCGTTGACACTTAGTTGATTCCTCCAGCATTTCCTTGTACTTATCAAGTTCATTTTGCTGTGAGGACTGCAATTCTTTGTTGGATCCATAGGACTCAACTTCCTTCTTCAAACATGCTGCTTTTTCGCGTTCTTCATTTAGGCTTTTCCGAGCACTGATCAAAGCATCATCTTTGATCTCCAACTCCTTCATCAGTTGAATGATCTCCCCTTCTTTCTTTTTGTTGATTAGATCCATCTCGTCTTTATAATTAATAAACTTTAACTGAGCCTCTGAAATTGCTTGTTTCAACACTAGCAGCATCACATACATCTCTTCATTCAGCAACCTCGTCTCAATGGTAACAGAATGAGACTTTTCTAACTCCATCCGAAGCTCTTCCACCGCTGCAATTTTAGCTTCTAATTCAGACTGACACTTATTCAGGTCTCCATTCAAATGTTCTATCCGAGAATTCCATTCGGCTTCGGAATGAGAATTTTCCAACTCCATCTGAAGCTCTTCCACTGCTGCAATTTTAGCTTCCAATTCAGATTGACACCTATTCAAGTCTCCATTCAATTGTTCCATCTGAGAGTTCCATTCGGCTTCTCTAGCCTTAAGGGTCAAGGCACACTCTTTATGAGTTTGTTCTAAATTTTTAAGTTTGGTCCTCAACTTCGACTGCGAATATGAAGCTCCTGCTTCTTGAATTTGAGCTTCCTGTAGTTCTTTGACCAACATCCTTAACTCTCGATTTTCTTGCTCTAGCTTCTCGGTTCGGTACTTTTCTTCTTTAATATACGCAGCTTGTGTTTTCAGCGAATATCTCAAATCTGCAATGTCTTTGTCGCGATCAGAGTTTAAGCAATCGAGCTGTAGTCTAGCGTCATGATACTCGCTACCTGCATTTTCAAGCTGCAGCCTGAAATCTGAAACTTCAACTTCGAGTCGCTTTTTCTGG includes:
- the LOC127074964 gene encoding uncharacterized protein At4g38062; this encodes MEKVYEELDEKKSEIDKLKAELRSKSDSLENLKRSLNAQVNQTQEAKSKSEKLDRELLQKVDEIAEAENLYEDLKGKLKEQESIIKHLKGAVDKIRVDCDEKTKQLEDGNRGLVLALEEANDKVENQEQKIGQYRKEIESLKSCISVSKKCPESQKSLKSSKELSDRDDLFYKLEEEKGKLEDQLKWKKEQFKHLEEAYEKHKEQFRSSKKEWEMEKTSLVDEISSLQIKLDSQIRIYGDLQHQLQACHQALAHVESQKKRLEVEVSDFRLQLENAGSEYHDARLQLDCLNSDRDKDIADLRYSLKTQAAYIKEEKYRTEKLEQENRELRMLVKELQEAQIQEAGASYSQSKLRTKLKNLEQTHKECALTLKAREAEWNSQMEQLNGDLNRCQSELEAKIAAVEELQMELENSHSEAEWNSRIEHLNGDLNKCQSELEAKIAAVEELRMELEKSHSVTIETRLLNEEMYVMLLVLKQAISEAQLKFINYKDEMDLINKKKEGEIIQLMKELEIKDDALISARKSLNEEREKAACLKKEVESYGSNKELQSSQQNELDKYKEMLEESTKCQRILEKQVLQMECDSKEQLRETHEALDIAINELDERICERNEMEFELQIWKSIVERLKSDLEKSHLTRKELETSLLEQVVIGESIQQELQKEVVLLEQESFRREFESVVIAKGTIERKLIMENEKLVENASKLSLEKENLLAFVQGLSDRIYELSNADTQLMDMLRSMEKTVEIDCHGMNLKKEDSFCHVKENLGVQVSPTTSRSRLKKDESMSDMRSPFKELNSC